The genomic region CCTTGTAAATGTCGTAGGTGTGGATACCGTCTTCGAGGGTCTTCAGCCAGGCGTTATGCACCTTTGTCGCTTCTTCGGCCAAGCCTAGATACACCAGCATCTGAACCGCCCCGAGCAGCAGCCCGGACGGATTCGCCACGTTCTGGCCCGCCCGGCGCGGGGCCGAGCCGTGGATAGCTTCAAACATGGCGCACTGCTGGCCGATGTTGGCCGAGCCCGCCAGCCCGACGGAACCCGCAATCTGGGCCGCAATGTCCGAGATGACGTCGCCGTACAGGTTTGGCGTCACGATCACGTCGAAGGCCTCCGGCGTATCGGCCATCTTGGCGGAGCCGATGTCGATAATCCAGTGTTCGTTCTCGATATCGGGGTATTCGGCCGCCACTTCTTCAAAGACTTTATGAAACAGGCCGTCGGTCAGTTTCATGATATTGTCCTTGGTGAAGCAGGTTACTTTTCGGCGGTTATATTGCCGGGCATATTCAAAGGCGTACCGTACAATCTTCTCGCAGCCGGGCCGTGAGATAATTTTCAGACACTGCACCACTTCGTCAGTTTGCTGGTGTTCGATGCCCGCATACAGGTCTTCTTCATTTTCACGAATAATGACCACGTCCATTTTCGGGTGTTTGGTATCCACAAAAGGGTGGTAGGACACACACGGACGGACGTTGGCGTACAGGCCCAGCATCTTGCGGGTCGTCACGTTGAGGCTTTTGAAGCCACCGCCCTGCGGCGTGGTGATCGGGGCCTTCAGGAAGACTTTTGTGCGCCGCAGCGACTCCCACGCCTGCGGCTCAATACCCGCCGAAAGGCCCCGCTGGTAAACCTTTTCGCCAATTTCAATGGTTTCGTAGGTCAGCGGTGCCTCCACCGCGTTCAGGATGCGGAGCGTTGCCTCCATAATCTCCGGGCCGATGCCGTCACCGTAAGCAACTGTTACTGGGATTAGGGTTTTCATCAGAATGGGCGTTATGTGATTGCCCGGCAAATGTATTTATTTTTTCATAAATAAAAGCTTTACTTTTATCAATAAAATATATACTTTGAAAAAACATTTGTTAACTTTGAAAGTCTTGTTCAATAGTTGCGTCAACTCTTCTGTTTGTTATGGAATATAAAGTCTCGGTTAAGATCAACGAGAATCTGTTTCTCCGCGATCCGGAGCAGTCAGCCCTTGGCCGGAGAATCGTTCAGGAAAGCATCCAGCTTCTGAATGATCTTGGCTTCGAAGAATTTACGTTCAAAAAACTGGCAACCCGGCTGCATACCAACGAATCGAGCGTCTACCGGTATTTCGAAAACAAGCACCGGCTGCTCGTTTATCTGGTTACGTGGTATTGGCGCTGGATGGACTTTCAGCTCAATTACTTCACCCATTCGCTGAAAGATCCGGCGGAGAAGCTGAACGTCGCCATCCGGCTGCTGCTGCTCCGGCAGGAGGCTCCCGTGCCCCAGCAGGACTACATTACGTTCCTCGGGCTGCACCAGCTGGTGGTCAAGGAAGCCAGCAAAGCGTACCTGACCAAGCATGTGACGGAAGACAACAAACAGCAGTTGTTTAAGCCGTACAAAGACCTCTGTGCGCACATAGCGGACATTATCCACGAGTGCAGTCCGAAGTATAAATATTCCCGCTCGCTCACCAGCACGCTGATCGAAATGGCCCATTATCAGGCGTTTTTCATGCAGCACCTGCCTTCGCTGACCGATTTTGGGGATACAAAAAATGAGGACGAGCTGATCACCTTCCTGACGGACCTGGTTTACTCAGCCATTGGCCTGAAGAAGGCGGCGGCGCTGGCACACAACGGCAACGGAGCTCATTAAGCGGCATGCAGGTCGAAGTTTGCGCTTTTTCGCTGGATTCCTGCCGAATCGCGCAGGACAGCGGAGCCGACCGGATTGAACTCTGCGGCGGAGCGCCCGAAGGCGGCACTACGCCCAGTTACGGACTCATTCAGGCCGCCCGCGAGCTGCTGGTCATCGAACTATACGTGATGATTCGGCCGCGGGGCGGGGATTTCCTGTATACCGATCTGGAATTTGAAGTGATGCAGCGGGACGTGCGGAGTGCCCGGGCCTGTGAAGTCGATGGGCTCGTTTTTGGCCTGCTCCGCGCCGACGGAACGGTTGATGAAGAACGGACCCGGGAGCTGGTCGAGCTGGCTCATCCGCTGCCCGTCACGTTTCATCGGGCCTTCGACATGAGCCGCGACCCGGAGGAAGCCCTGGAGGCCGTTATCCGGACGGGCGCGAAGCGGATTTTAACGTCCGGTCAGCAGGCTTCCGCCGAAAAAGGCATTTTGCTGCTGGAAAAACTCGTAAAGCAGGCGGCAGGACGCATCCAGATCATGGCCGGAGCGGGCGTAACTCCCCAGAACGCCACCCGGATTGCCGCCACCGGCGTACAGGCCCTGCACCTGACCGGCAAAAAAGTAGAACCCAGCCCGATGACGTTCCGGCATCCCAGTCTTACCATGGCGTCGGTCGTCCCGGACGAATACGAACGGCTAGGCACTGATCCGGCGCTGATTCGCCAGTTAAGGTTGAAGGTTGAAATTTGAAGGTTTAACGTGCTCCGCCTCAATGCGAGTAGAGGGGCGGAGCCACGTTAAACCTTCAAATTTCTTACCAGAAATACCCGTACAGGAACGTCAGAATCACGACGATGACCAGGGAGCCCAGCGCGAAGCCTGACCGCACCCGGAACATCGTGGCGTCGATTTCCAGCCCTTTCAGACTCGGGCGCTGCAAGCCCAGCACAAACATTACCGCCACGCAGATCAGGAAGATAAAGCCCATCTGGTCCAGGAAAGGAATTTCGTAGCGGCCGGCTTCCTGATTCAGGTAGGCAAAGCCGTAGGGTTGCAGACCCGACAGATCAAACGTTTCGGGCAGCAGGAATTTGAAGAACAGCGCCAGCAGAAAGCCGCCCACGATGGCGAACATGGCCCCGGCCGTATTGGTCCGCTTCCAGAAAAAGCCCATCAGAAACGCCGCAAAGACACCCGGCGAAACCAGACCCGTCATTTCCTGAATGAACTGGAAGCCGCCTTTCTTGTCGATGCCCATGTACGGCGAGATGATGATGGCCAGAATCAGCGAAATCAGGATGGTGATCCGGCCAATCCGCACCAGCGTCCGCTCGGAAGCGTCCTTGTTGATAAATTTCTTGTAGATATCGAGCGTGTAAATGGTCGAGATCGAGTTGGCTTTCCCGGCCAGCGAAGCCACAACCGCGGCGGTCAGGGCGGCAAACGAAAGTCCCTTCAGACCCGGGGGCAGCAGGTTCAGCAGCACCGGATAAGCGCGGTCCTGGTTCAGTTGGCCGTTGGTCAGCATTTCGGTCTGAAACAGGCCCTGCTGGTACAGCGTGTAGGCCGCAATGCCCGGAATAACGACGATCAGCGGCATCAGCAGCTTCAGGAAAGCGGCGAAGAGAATACCGTTCCGGGCCGTTTTCAGGTCGGCACCCAGTGCGCGCTGGGTGATGTACTGGTTACAGCCCCAGTAGTTCAGGTTCACAATCCACATCCCTCCGAAAAGGACAGTCAGGCCGGGTAAGGCCGCGTAATTCTGGTTGTTGCGCTCAAAAATCATGTTGAAGTGATCGGCGGACTTGGACAGCATGAGGTCAAAGCCAGCGCCGAGGCCGTTCAGGCCGTTCTGCTCCGAAACCAGGTTTACGGCCAGATAGGTCGTTGCCAGACCGCCCAGAATCAGGAAGAACACCTGAATCACGTCCGTGTAGCCGATTACCTTCATCCCGCCGATGGTGATGATGAGGGCGAAAATAGCCAGGCTGATCATGCAGAACCAGAAATCAATCCCCGAGATGGTGGATACGGCCAGCGCGCCCAGAAACAGGATGGAGGTCAGGTTTACCAGCACGTACAGAAACAGCCAGAAAACGGCCATAATCGTCGCGACGGTGTCGTTGTACCGCTGCCGCAGAAACTGGGGCATCGTGAAGATGTGATTCTTCAGGTAGATCGGCATGAAGAAAACGCCGACGATGATCAGCGTAGCGGCGGCCATCCATTCGTACGTGGCGATGGCGAGACCCATGGAAAACCCGTTGCCCGACATGCCGATGAACTGCTCAGCGGAGATGTTGGAGGCGATCAGAGAAGTACCGATAGCCCACCAGGTCAGCGACCCTTCGGCCAGAAAAAAATCGGTGGACGACTGCTCTTTGTTTTGTTTTCGCTTGTAAATCCAGTAGCCGTAGGCCGCTACGATTACGAAATAAATGAAGAATACACTGTAATCAATTGCTTGTAATTGCTGCATGAGTCTGTCAGGGCAGGAGGTATTAGGTTAGTAAAAGCACATTTTGAAAGCGAAAGATAGCAAATTCAGAAATTATCCTTTTTGTTTCTTGAAAAGTTACAAAATAATCGTGCGGTTCCGGTGAATGAACACCCGGTCGTTGAACACCAGATTCAGCGCTTTGGAAAGCACCAGTTTTTCCACATCACGGCCTTCGGTCGCCATATCGCCGGCTGTTTGCCGGTGGTGCACCTCTTTGACATCCTGGGCGATAATGGGCCCTTCGTCGAGGTGGTTGTTCACAAAATGGGCCGTAGCGCCGATGATCTTTACGCCCCGCTCATACGCCTGCCGGTATGGATTGGCCCCGATAAAGGCGGGCAGGAAGGAATGGTGGATGTTGATGATGCGGTTCGGAAAATGGTCTACGAACGCTGGGGTCAATACGCGCATGTATTTGGCCAGCACCAGGTATTCCGGCTCGTAGATGGCCAGCGTCCGCAGCATGGCCTCCTCGTGTTCCTCGCGGGTCCGGTGTTCGTGGGAGATGTAATGGAACGGAATCCCGAATTTGCTCACCAGCGGTTGAAGCGTATTGTAGTTGCTGACCACGGCCAGAATGTCGGCGTCCAGTTCGTCGAACGCGTAGCGGATCAGCAGTTCACCCAGGCAGTGGTGCTCCTTGGTGGCAAAAACGACGATGTTCTTCTTTTTCTTCGGATTGATGCGTAGGTTGACCTCCCCGGGCAGCGTCCGGCCCAGTTCGTCCAGTAGCGCCTCCCGGCCGAGTTCGCCCTCAAACTCGGTCCGCATGAAAAACTGCCGGTCGGGGCTTACGTATTCGTCATTCCGGATGATATTCAGGTTGTGGTTGTAAAGCACGCCGGTTACTTTATGAATCAGGCCCGTACTGTCGGGGCCGTCCATGAGCAGCACGTGCCGGGTTTCGGTGGACATAGATTGGAATGGGGTTGATTAGATTTTTAAAGTCGAAACGCTTTGTTGGGTGAAACACGCAACGGGCAGGAATAAAAAGCTATTTTTGTTGAATTGCCGAAATATACTAAGTTTAGTCGTCCCTATTCCAACCGTACCATTTTGGAACCGATTCTCCATACACAAAAGCGTAAGCTGTTACTTGAAGTTGCCTGGGAAGTTTGTAACCAGGTTGGCGGTATTTACACCGTAATCCGCTCAAAGGTGCCCTCGATGGTCGAGAAGTGGGGCGATGACTACATTGCGCTGGGACCTTATTTTCCCAATAAAGCCAACATTGAACTGGAGCCCATCCGGCACGACGACGGCACCGAAATCGGCCAGACGGTCGAAGCCATGCGCACGCTCGGATTTGAAGTACAATACGGATACTGGCTCGTTACGGGCAAGCCCCGGGTCGTTCTGTTTGGCCTCAACAGCCTTACTCCCGAACAGACCAACCGGGTAAAATACCTGCTCTGGGAACACCACGGCATCTCGACGCTGAATGCCGAGCCGCTTGTCAACCAAGTGGTTGCCTTCGGCGAAATGGTCCGCCTTTTTCTGACGATGCTGGCGGAAAATCACGCCCGCAAGCTCGACATTGCGGCCCATTTCCACGAATGGATGGCCAGCAGCGGCCTGCCCGAACTCCGGCGCGATAACGTCAAGGTGGCCACCATCTTCACGACCCACGCCACCATGCTGGGCCGGTATCTGGCCATGAATGAGTCGGGTTTTTACGGCAAGCTGCCCTTCTTCGACTGGGCCAAGGAGGCCCGCCATTACGGCATCGAAGCCCAGGCGACTATCGAACGGCTGGCCGCCCAGCAGTCGCACGTCTTCACGACCGTGAGCGATGTTACGGCCCGCGAGTGCGAGGTTTTTCTCGGCCGCATTCCGGACCTGATTTTACCGAACGGACTTAATATTACCCGCTTTGCCGCCGTCCACGAATTTCAGAACCTGCACGTCAAATACAAGGAACGGATTCATGAATTTGTGATGGGGCACTTCTTCCAGAGCTATTCTTTCGATCTGGAAAAAACACTGTATTTCTTCACCTCCGGCCGCTACGAATTCAGCAATAAAGGCTACGACCTGACGCTGGAGGCGCTGGCCCGGCTCAACTGGAAAATGCGGGAGGCGGGCATGGACATGACCGTCATTATGTTTCTGGTCACGAAGCAGCCGTACCACTCCATCGACCCGGACGTGCTGCACAGCCGCGCACTGCTCAACGAGATTCAGGAAACCTGCAAAGCTATCGAGGAGCAGATCGGAAACCAATTGTTCAAGGAGGCCGCCTCGCGCGAGGACATCGACTTGCCGGACCTGAACCAGTTTGTCGATGAATACTGGCGGCTCCGGCTGCGGCGGACGGTTCAGAGCTGGAAAACGCACAAACTGCCGCCTTTTGTTACGCACGATCTGGTGCAGGAGGACGACATGGTGCGGTTTATCCGGCAGGTTAAGCTGATCAACAACGAGCAGGACCGCGTTAAAGTGGTTTACCATCCGGACTTCATTGCTTCAACTAATCCGCTCTTTGGTCTGGATTATGGGCAGTTTGTCCGGGGCTGCCACCTCGGCATTTTCCCGAGCTACTACGAGCCGTGGGGCTACACGCCGCTGGAATGCGTCGTGCGGGGCATTCCGACCGTGACGAGCGATTTGTCGGGCTTCGGCGATTTCATCCAGCAGATCATGCGGGATTACGAAAGCCGGGGTATTTACGTCGTCAACCGCAAGACGCAGAACTTCAACGAGGCCGCCGACCAGTTAGCCAACATCCTGTTCCGCTTTGTGCGCCTCTCGCAGCGCGACCGCATCGCCCAGCGGAACCGGGTCGAGAACATCTCCGACGTCTTCGACTGGACCAACCTGCGGAGTTACTACGACACGGCGCACGATCTGGCGCTGAAACGGAAGAAGCCGTAAGTGCTCTGTAGGTACGCAACAAATTGCGTATCTTTTTTTAGCGGCGAATGTGACGTAGATCACAGATTTTCTTTTTGGCTACCCGTACCTTGCTGCGCAAATGAATTTGCCCATGCTCAAAGGGACTAAATTATACAGCATTCTTTTCAACAAATGTCCCCGCTGTCAGGAAGGAGATTTTTTTGAGGGCCGTCAAGCGTTCAATCTGAAAACGTTTGACCGTATGCACAAAAAATGCCCGGTCTGCGGCCAGGATTACGAGCCGGAACCGGGCTTTTATTTTGGAGCCATGTACGTCAGCTACGCGCTGTACGTCGCTTTTACGATTTCCACCTTTGTACTGCTGGTGGTGTTGCTGGATGTGGACGTCATGAATTTTCTCTATTTTCTGCTACCGTGCATCGTCCTGCTGACGCCTTATTTTTTCCGGGTTGCGCGGCGCACTTGGATTAACTTCTTTGTGAGTTACAAACCCGATAAAGCCGCGCAGCAACAGAGTACTCTGACTGGTAGTGCAGTCAATGACGAAGCGGTCAATATGTAACCCTTCTGCCTTGTGCTCTAAGCAAGGAATCGAGACTCACCTCATAGCGCTTCTCTACCTGTCTTGACAAGTTGGGAACCTGTTCGGGGTCAATGTAAGGCAACTGATAACGGGGATGAAAGAGGTAGTCGTACCACCGCCGGAAGCGAAGCGGATTTTTAGCAAACGTACGGGTATAACACCGTGTCTGCGGGCATAAAGCGTGTCATTTTATAGTCATTAAAATTACTTCTCACTCCAGTAAAAGTAGGAGCAAAGTTGTTTATCTCCCACCAGTCGAACCCTTCTTTTGTGCTGTAATGGTAATTCGTGCCGAAGTCAGTTAGGAAACGTAATGGAGGGATGTTAAGCAATAAAGTTACTACAAAGAATCCTACGCCTACCTTTCTCAAAACGTTGTTTCTCACCGATTAAAATGGTTTTTAGGGTTTGTTCGTCTGTTGCTTTTCTCTTAGAATCTTGTCATTTCTTGTAAATTTTATTGCGTAGTAAACCTAATATTCTGCTTAGGACGAATTACCTATTAATACCTTGCAATGAGTCATATCGCTGCCGATACAATTCATAAATTTTTTCGTTCCGTTTAGGCATTTCATCCTTATTCATATAAGGAAGTTTATAGCGTGGATGATATAGATAGTCATACCAATTCCAAAATTTTAGTGCATTTTTCGAAAATGTTCGGTACAGAATAGTATCCCCTTTATCAGCTAATAAATACTTGTATTTAATGAAATTTGATTCTACATTTTTGTAAGGTGCGCCAAACGCTGGTAATTCCTCGAAAATTACTCCTTGCGCTGTGGAATAGACATGGTCTTTACCAAAGTATACTATCCAGCGTATTGGTGGCACATTCGACAAAAGAACTAATCCAGAAATAATAACGAATATTTTTATGCTCTTTTTCATTATTGTCAAAATTATAGAACAAGGAATGAGCCTTGTTCTAATATAAATTTTTATTGACAAGCTTTGTAACTGATGCCAGGTTG from Tellurirhabdus rosea harbors:
- a CDS encoding NADP-dependent isocitrate dehydrogenase, which codes for MKTLIPVTVAYGDGIGPEIMEATLRILNAVEAPLTYETIEIGEKVYQRGLSAGIEPQAWESLRRTKVFLKAPITTPQGGGFKSLNVTTRKMLGLYANVRPCVSYHPFVDTKHPKMDVVIIRENEEDLYAGIEHQQTDEVVQCLKIISRPGCEKIVRYAFEYARQYNRRKVTCFTKDNIMKLTDGLFHKVFEEVAAEYPDIENEHWIIDIGSAKMADTPEAFDVIVTPNLYGDVISDIAAQIAGSVGLAGSANIGQQCAMFEAIHGSAPRRAGQNVANPSGLLLGAVQMLVYLGLAEEATKVHNAWLKTLEDGIHTYDIYKEGISREQVGTREFADAVIARLGQQPTQLKPVQYTAAAKKSITVNLKQTTAAQKATVGVDIFLHWKKGSAEQLGESLKDFRNGELGLNMITNRGVKVYPGGIPETFCTDHWRCRFTTEEFRPVTYQQILTLMSEINTAGFDIIKTENLCTFDGKPAFSLGQGQ
- a CDS encoding TetR/AcrR family transcriptional regulator; protein product: MEYKVSVKINENLFLRDPEQSALGRRIVQESIQLLNDLGFEEFTFKKLATRLHTNESSVYRYFENKHRLLVYLVTWYWRWMDFQLNYFTHSLKDPAEKLNVAIRLLLLRQEAPVPQQDYITFLGLHQLVVKEASKAYLTKHVTEDNKQQLFKPYKDLCAHIADIIHECSPKYKYSRSLTSTLIEMAHYQAFFMQHLPSLTDFGDTKNEDELITFLTDLVYSAIGLKKAAALAHNGNGAH
- a CDS encoding copper homeostasis protein CutC, yielding MQVEVCAFSLDSCRIAQDSGADRIELCGGAPEGGTTPSYGLIQAARELLVIELYVMIRPRGGDFLYTDLEFEVMQRDVRSARACEVDGLVFGLLRADGTVDEERTRELVELAHPLPVTFHRAFDMSRDPEEALEAVIRTGAKRILTSGQQASAEKGILLLEKLVKQAAGRIQIMAGAGVTPQNATRIAATGVQALHLTGKKVEPSPMTFRHPSLTMASVVPDEYERLGTDPALIRQLRLKVEI
- a CDS encoding sodium:solute symporter family transporter, producing the protein MQQLQAIDYSVFFIYFVIVAAYGYWIYKRKQNKEQSSTDFFLAEGSLTWWAIGTSLIASNISAEQFIGMSGNGFSMGLAIATYEWMAAATLIIVGVFFMPIYLKNHIFTMPQFLRQRYNDTVATIMAVFWLFLYVLVNLTSILFLGALAVSTISGIDFWFCMISLAIFALIITIGGMKVIGYTDVIQVFFLILGGLATTYLAVNLVSEQNGLNGLGAGFDLMLSKSADHFNMIFERNNQNYAALPGLTVLFGGMWIVNLNYWGCNQYITQRALGADLKTARNGILFAAFLKLLMPLIVVIPGIAAYTLYQQGLFQTEMLTNGQLNQDRAYPVLLNLLPPGLKGLSFAALTAAVVASLAGKANSISTIYTLDIYKKFINKDASERTLVRIGRITILISLILAIIISPYMGIDKKGGFQFIQEMTGLVSPGVFAAFLMGFFWKRTNTAGAMFAIVGGFLLALFFKFLLPETFDLSGLQPYGFAYLNQEAGRYEIPFLDQMGFIFLICVAVMFVLGLQRPSLKGLEIDATMFRVRSGFALGSLVIVVILTFLYGYFW
- the purU gene encoding formyltetrahydrofolate deformylase; amino-acid sequence: MSTETRHVLLMDGPDSTGLIHKVTGVLYNHNLNIIRNDEYVSPDRQFFMRTEFEGELGREALLDELGRTLPGEVNLRINPKKKKNIVVFATKEHHCLGELLIRYAFDELDADILAVVSNYNTLQPLVSKFGIPFHYISHEHRTREEHEEAMLRTLAIYEPEYLVLAKYMRVLTPAFVDHFPNRIINIHHSFLPAFIGANPYRQAYERGVKIIGATAHFVNNHLDEGPIIAQDVKEVHHRQTAGDMATEGRDVEKLVLSKALNLVFNDRVFIHRNRTIIL
- a CDS encoding glycosyltransferase codes for the protein MEPILHTQKRKLLLEVAWEVCNQVGGIYTVIRSKVPSMVEKWGDDYIALGPYFPNKANIELEPIRHDDGTEIGQTVEAMRTLGFEVQYGYWLVTGKPRVVLFGLNSLTPEQTNRVKYLLWEHHGISTLNAEPLVNQVVAFGEMVRLFLTMLAENHARKLDIAAHFHEWMASSGLPELRRDNVKVATIFTTHATMLGRYLAMNESGFYGKLPFFDWAKEARHYGIEAQATIERLAAQQSHVFTTVSDVTARECEVFLGRIPDLILPNGLNITRFAAVHEFQNLHVKYKERIHEFVMGHFFQSYSFDLEKTLYFFTSGRYEFSNKGYDLTLEALARLNWKMREAGMDMTVIMFLVTKQPYHSIDPDVLHSRALLNEIQETCKAIEEQIGNQLFKEAASREDIDLPDLNQFVDEYWRLRLRRTVQSWKTHKLPPFVTHDLVQEDDMVRFIRQVKLINNEQDRVKVVYHPDFIASTNPLFGLDYGQFVRGCHLGIFPSYYEPWGYTPLECVVRGIPTVTSDLSGFGDFIQQIMRDYESRGIYVVNRKTQNFNEAADQLANILFRFVRLSQRDRIAQRNRVENISDVFDWTNLRSYYDTAHDLALKRKKP
- a CDS encoding DUF983 domain-containing protein; translation: MHKKCPVCGQDYEPEPGFYFGAMYVSYALYVAFTISTFVLLVVLLDVDVMNFLYFLLPCIVLLTPYFFRVARRTWINFFVSYKPDKAAQQQSTLTGSAVNDEAVNM